The following coding sequences are from one Malaciobacter pacificus window:
- a CDS encoding IS1182 family transposase, giving the protein MPNYKEGLDRNQQLLFPPSLDEYVDENNPVRAIDSYVDSIDLASLGVFTNNGGLEGQPAYHPALLLKIYLYGYLNSIRSSRKLEREIKRNVEMMWLCEGLTPGYKTIANFRKDNPSVLKQLFRDFVILCRSVDLIDGEVVAIDGAFLRANASKNQLISEKMTLKDMESVDEKITEYLNSLEYSDSCENKETKPLVCKQHIDRLKKRKAKLNDDLNILKEHQVKQYCKSDPDATLMTKPAHHLVAYNSQIAVDGKYKFIVATDISSKGVDHDQLYPMATQAKEVIDNEQMKVAADAGYYNSKEIKRCSDEGIDVYIPEPDKQKKQKDKGKFPRDSFTYDEINDCYICPNEKVMKRKKTTFEQNGIKRFMYFGTGSVCKVCPIRSQCIPEKTPAKRLWRWEHEEVVTAHRAKMNTQEAKVMIQQRAELVEHPFGTIKQNLGWSHFLVRGKIKVAGENALIMLTYNFRRLLNLIGITLFKKLIKASKSGNIEDIKQEIAEYIAVLVFFKAFYHRKMSLYI; this is encoded by the coding sequence ATGCCGAACTACAAAGAAGGTTTAGACCGTAATCAACAACTTCTTTTTCCTCCTAGTTTAGATGAATATGTTGATGAAAATAATCCAGTAAGAGCTATTGATAGTTATGTTGATAGTATTGATTTAGCTTCTTTAGGAGTATTTACTAATAATGGTGGTTTGGAAGGTCAACCAGCATATCATCCAGCACTACTTTTAAAAATTTATCTCTATGGATATCTAAATAGTATTAGAAGTTCTAGAAAGCTTGAGCGTGAGATTAAACGTAATGTTGAAATGATGTGGCTATGTGAAGGATTAACTCCTGGATATAAAACTATTGCTAACTTTCGTAAAGATAATCCTTCAGTGTTAAAACAACTATTTCGTGACTTTGTAATATTATGTCGTTCTGTTGATTTAATTGATGGAGAAGTTGTTGCTATTGATGGAGCTTTTTTAAGAGCTAATGCCTCAAAGAATCAACTTATCTCTGAAAAAATGACTCTTAAAGATATGGAATCAGTTGATGAGAAAATAACAGAGTATCTAAATTCCCTAGAATACAGTGATAGTTGTGAGAATAAAGAAACTAAACCTCTTGTTTGTAAGCAACATATTGACCGACTTAAAAAGCGTAAAGCCAAACTAAATGATGATCTGAATATTCTCAAAGAACATCAAGTAAAACAGTATTGTAAAAGTGATCCTGATGCGACCTTAATGACTAAACCAGCACATCACTTGGTAGCTTATAATTCTCAAATTGCTGTTGATGGAAAATATAAGTTCATAGTTGCTACTGATATTTCTAGTAAAGGGGTAGACCACGATCAACTTTATCCAATGGCAACACAAGCTAAAGAAGTTATTGATAATGAACAAATGAAAGTAGCAGCTGATGCAGGTTATTATAATTCCAAAGAGATCAAGCGATGTAGTGATGAAGGGATTGATGTTTATATTCCTGAACCAGACAAGCAAAAGAAGCAAAAAGATAAAGGGAAGTTTCCAAGAGATTCATTCACTTATGATGAAATCAATGACTGTTATATTTGTCCAAATGAAAAAGTGATGAAGCGGAAAAAAACTACTTTTGAGCAAAATGGTATAAAACGCTTTATGTATTTTGGTACTGGTTCTGTATGTAAAGTTTGTCCAATACGTTCACAATGTATTCCTGAAAAAACTCCTGCAAAACGTCTTTGGCGTTGGGAACATGAAGAAGTTGTCACTGCACACCGTGCAAAGATGAATACACAAGAAGCTAAAGTGATGATTCAACAGCGTGCAGAATTAGTTGAACACCCATTTGGGACAATCAAACAAAATCTTGGCTGGAGTCATTTTCTAGTACGGGGTAAAATAAAAGTTGCTGGAGAGAATGCTCTTATTATGCTTACCTATAATTTTAGAAGATTATTAAATCTAATTGGTATTACACTGTTTAAAAAGCTAATAAAAGCCAGTAAAAGTGGCAATATTGAAGATATAAAACAAGAAATAGCAGAGTACATTGCAGTTCTAGTCTTTTTTAAAGCTTTTTATCATCGAAAAATGAGTTTATACATTTAA
- a CDS encoding IS256 family transposase has product MGILNKEELRKQIREGKEVSLDGILDEFKGLLKEALQTATQEELTSHLGYDKNQESQNPNYRNGYSKKTLKSKYGEVDVEIPRDRDSSFEPKLVPKRERLLKGSEDLILSLYTKGMSVRDIQHHLDDLYGYELSEQTISNITSAIIEKAKEWQNRPLESIYPIIFMDATVLKIRVDRVVKNIAAYIMLGVTLEGKKEIIGIWIGENESSKYWLTLLNELKNRGVEDVLIFAIDGLNGFNQAIQAVYPQAEIQRCIVHQIRSSLRYVSWKDRKAVAKDLKTIYTANTEEDAQLALTEFNDIWGKKYPHISQSWSNNWNELSTFFKYPQAIKTLIYTTNPIESLNSNIKRKTKSKGSFPTIDSAFKLLYLATQEVQEKWKKSSMRNWSEIYPQLSIFFSEIMEKYTK; this is encoded by the coding sequence ATGGGTATACTAAATAAAGAAGAATTACGAAAACAAATAAGAGAAGGTAAAGAGGTATCATTAGATGGTATTTTAGATGAATTTAAAGGCTTACTAAAAGAAGCTTTACAAACTGCTACACAAGAAGAACTTACTTCACATCTAGGTTATGATAAAAATCAAGAATCTCAAAATCCAAATTATAGAAATGGTTATAGTAAAAAAACATTAAAATCCAAATATGGAGAAGTAGATGTTGAAATACCAAGGGATAGAGACAGTTCCTTTGAACCTAAGCTTGTTCCAAAAAGAGAAAGACTATTAAAAGGTAGTGAAGATTTAATTCTTTCACTTTATACAAAAGGAATGAGTGTAAGGGATATACAACATCATTTAGATGATTTATATGGATATGAACTATCAGAACAAACAATATCAAATATTACAAGTGCAATAATAGAAAAAGCTAAAGAGTGGCAAAATCGTCCCTTAGAATCTATCTATCCTATTATCTTTATGGATGCCACAGTTTTAAAAATTAGAGTAGATAGAGTTGTTAAAAATATAGCAGCATATATAATGCTAGGAGTTACACTTGAAGGTAAAAAAGAGATAATAGGTATTTGGATAGGAGAAAATGAAAGTTCGAAATATTGGCTTACCCTTTTAAATGAATTAAAAAATAGAGGTGTTGAAGATGTATTAATCTTTGCAATAGATGGTTTAAATGGATTTAACCAAGCAATACAAGCTGTTTATCCACAAGCTGAAATACAAAGATGCATTGTTCATCAAATACGTTCTTCACTTCGTTATGTATCTTGGAAAGATAGAAAAGCAGTTGCAAAGGATTTAAAAACTATTTATACTGCAAATACAGAAGAAGATGCACAACTTGCTCTAACAGAATTCAATGATATTTGGGGTAAAAAATATCCTCATATTTCTCAGTCTTGGAGTAATAACTGGAATGAATTATCAACTTTTTTCAAATATCCACAAGCGATTAAAACTTTGATTTATACCACTAATCCAATTGAATCATTAAATTCAAATATCAAAAGAAAAACTAAATCAAAAGGTTCATTTCCAACCATAGATTCAGCATTTAAATTATTATACTTAGCAACACAGGAGGTTCAAGAAAAATGGAAAAAAAGTAGTATGAGAAATTGGAGTGAGATTTACCCTCAACTTAGCATATTTTTCAGTGAAATTATGGAAAAATACACTAAGTGA
- a CDS encoding IS3 family transposase: MKKSNSILRKRNSIKYAWIQKHTKSFNINKMCKILKVNRASYYHWVKAGCIVKKVDIQLNELVKSIFVFGRNNYGSRRIQDKLKELYGLIVSRRRISTIMKDLNLKVNIKRRYKNTTDSNHNLPIAPNILNRDFYASNPNEKYVGDITYIPTGEGWLYLATVIDLYSRKVVGWSIDDSMKVSLVNDALDMAIKHRNPPKGLIWHTDRGSQYASYSHKDLLQKYGIIQSMSRKGNCWDNAVAESFFKSLKNELIYQKYFYTKKQAKQEIFEYIEFYYNRTRSHSYLGNLSPVRFEEINLMLQNEIAA; this comes from the coding sequence ATTAAAAAAAGCAACAGCATACTTCGCAAAAGAAACTCTATAAAGTATGCCTGGATACAAAAACATACAAAGAGTTTCAATATCAATAAAATGTGTAAAATTCTAAAAGTAAATAGAGCTTCATATTATCATTGGGTAAAAGCTGGTTGTATTGTAAAAAAAGTAGATATTCAACTTAATGAACTTGTAAAATCTATATTTGTTTTTGGTAGAAATAATTATGGCAGTAGAAGAATTCAAGATAAACTAAAAGAACTCTATGGGCTTATTGTATCAAGAAGACGTATTTCTACTATTATGAAAGATTTGAATCTAAAAGTGAATATTAAAAGAAGATATAAAAATACTACAGATTCAAATCATAATCTACCAATAGCACCAAATATTTTAAATAGAGATTTTTATGCTTCAAATCCTAATGAGAAATATGTTGGTGATATTACTTATATTCCTACTGGAGAGGGATGGTTGTATCTTGCAACTGTAATTGATTTATATTCAAGAAAAGTTGTTGGATGGTCTATTGATGATAGTATGAAAGTATCACTTGTAAATGATGCTTTAGATATGGCAATTAAACATAGAAATCCACCTAAAGGACTTATTTGGCATACAGATCGAGGAAGTCAATATGCTTCTTATAGTCATAAAGATTTATTGCAAAAATATGGAATAATTCAAAGTATGAGTAGGAAAGGAAATTGTTGGGATAATGCAGTAGCAGAGAGTTTTTTTAAATCATTAAAAAATGAGTTAATTTATCAGAAATATTTCTATACTAAAAAACAAGCAAAACAAGAGATTTTTGAGTATATTGAGTTTTATTATAATAGAACAAGATCACATAGTTATCTTGGAAATTTATCACCTGTTAGATTTGAAGAAATCAATTTGATGTTACAAAATGAAATAGCTGCATAG
- a CDS encoding transposase has protein sequence MRKYSQEFKDSTVQLIINNNENVKDIAKDLDLNPKTLYAWVTAYKKEHNIPMRNIEIKSTLKESEAEELKRLRKENKILKQERDILKKATAYFAKETL, from the coding sequence ATGAGAAAATATAGTCAAGAGTTTAAAGACTCAACAGTACAATTAATTATTAACAATAATGAAAATGTAAAAGATATAGCAAAAGATTTAGATTTAAATCCAAAAACATTATATGCATGGGTTACTGCATATAAAAAAGAACATAATATTCCAATGAGGAATATTGAAATAAAAAGTACACTCAAAGAGAGTGAAGCTGAAGAGCTTAAACGCTTACGTAAAGAGAATAAGATTTTAAAGCAAGAAAGGGATATATTAAAAAAAGCAACAGCATACTTCGCAAAAGAAACTCTATAA
- a CDS encoding recombinase family protein encodes MNVGYARVSTSSQNLENQINQLKSAGCKKIFSEKRSGKNEADREQFKVMMDFVREGDVLYITKLDRLARSVIDLHNIAKFLESKDVNLKVLHQNIDTTSPAGRLLFTMLGAIAEFERDLINERVKEGIEAAKKKGVHFGRKAILSTKEKNVIYKQHEKGKSVALLSKLFGEVT; translated from the coding sequence ATGAATGTAGGTTATGCAAGAGTTTCAACTTCAAGTCAAAATCTTGAGAATCAAATTAATCAACTTAAGAGTGCTGGCTGTAAAAAGATTTTCTCAGAAAAAAGATCAGGGAAGAATGAAGCAGATCGTGAACAGTTTAAGGTTATGATGGATTTTGTAAGAGAAGGTGATGTCCTTTATATTACAAAACTTGACAGATTAGCAAGGTCTGTAATAGACCTTCATAATATTGCAAAGTTTTTAGAAAGCAAAGATGTAAATCTTAAAGTATTACATCAAAATATTGATACAACATCTCCAGCAGGTAGACTATTATTTACTATGTTAGGTGCTATTGCAGAATTTGAACGTGATTTAATAAATGAACGTGTTAAAGAAGGAATTGAAGCTGCAAAGAAAAAAGGTGTTCACTTTGGTAGAAAAGCTATTTTAAGTACTAAAGAGAAGAACGTAATATACAAACAACATGAAAAAGGAAAGTCTGTTGCCTTGTTATCCAAGCTTTTTGGAGAGGTAACATAA
- a CDS encoding DUF4492 domain-containing protein yields the protein MHKIKNIYLLYKEGFQNLTIGRILWKLIIIKLIVILLFLNTFVYDKTIKTEYKNDNEKIQFVLKNLIKDN from the coding sequence ATGCATAAAATTAAAAATATCTATTTATTATATAAAGAAGGGTTTCAAAACTTAACTATAGGTCGTATTCTTTGGAAACTGATTATTATAAAACTAATTGTAATACTACTATTTTTAAACACTTTTGTTTATGACAAAACTATTAAAACTGAATATAAAAATGATAATGAAAAAATTCAATTTGTATTAAAAAATCTTATAAAGGATAACTAA
- a CDS encoding cytochrome ubiquinol oxidase subunit I, with amino-acid sequence MEEHLVDWSRAQFALTAIYHWLFVPLTLGLGFIIAIMETIYVKTGDEFWKKTTKFWMTLFAINFAIGVATGIIMEFEFGTNWANYSWFVGDIFGAPLAVEGILAFFMESTFFAVMFFGWDKVSKGFHLLSTWLVAIGSNLSALWILVANGWMQYPVGMKFNPDTVRNEMDNFWDVLFSPVAISKFLHTITSGYVVASLFVVGISAWYLLKRREIEFAKKSIIVAASFGLITSIFITITGDESAHQVALKQPVKLAAMEGLYEGRTEAGIVAIGVLNPKKTLTNDEEPFLFEIEAPYALSLLGYHDINAFVPGLKDLVYGNEKYNIESAQSKMDKGKIAINALKEYKKAKKINDIENIRKYQEILEKNMKYFGYGHLKKPEDIIPPIPLTFYTFHLMVALGSWFLVLFALLLFFTLKREILNHKWLLISTVTSIPLGYIASEAGWIVAEVGRQPWAIQDLMPVGIALTDISTSNVKTTFFMFLFLFTALLIAEIKIMIGQIKIGPEGGH; translated from the coding sequence ATGGAAGAACATTTAGTAGATTGGTCTAGAGCTCAGTTTGCATTGACTGCAATTTACCATTGGCTTTTTGTTCCATTAACTTTAGGGCTAGGTTTTATTATAGCTATTATGGAAACTATTTATGTAAAAACTGGTGATGAGTTTTGGAAAAAAACAACAAAGTTTTGGATGACTTTGTTTGCAATAAATTTTGCAATAGGAGTTGCAACTGGAATTATAATGGAGTTTGAATTTGGAACTAATTGGGCAAATTACTCTTGGTTTGTCGGTGACATTTTTGGAGCTCCACTTGCTGTTGAGGGTATTTTAGCATTTTTTATGGAATCTACTTTTTTTGCAGTAATGTTTTTTGGTTGGGATAAAGTAAGTAAAGGTTTTCATTTGCTTTCAACTTGGCTTGTTGCAATTGGTTCAAATTTAAGTGCACTATGGATTTTAGTTGCAAACGGTTGGATGCAATACCCTGTTGGCATGAAATTTAATCCAGACACAGTAAGAAATGAAATGGATAACTTTTGGGATGTTCTCTTCTCACCTGTTGCTATATCTAAGTTTTTACATACTATTACAAGTGGTTATGTTGTAGCTTCACTTTTTGTTGTAGGAATTTCTGCTTGGTATTTATTAAAAAGAAGAGAGATTGAGTTTGCAAAAAAATCAATAATTGTTGCTGCAAGTTTTGGACTTATAACTTCAATATTTATTACTATTACAGGTGATGAATCTGCCCATCAGGTTGCACTAAAACAGCCTGTAAAATTGGCAGCTATGGAAGGACTGTATGAGGGAAGAACAGAAGCTGGAATAGTTGCTATTGGAGTTTTAAATCCTAAAAAAACATTAACAAATGATGAAGAGCCATTTTTATTTGAAATTGAAGCTCCTTATGCTTTATCTCTTTTAGGTTATCACGATATTAATGCTTTTGTTCCAGGACTTAAAGATTTGGTTTATGGAAATGAAAAATATAATATTGAATCTGCTCAAAGTAAAATGGACAAAGGAAAAATTGCTATAAATGCTTTAAAAGAGTATAAGAAAGCAAAAAAAATAAATGACATTGAAAATATAAGAAAATATCAAGAGATATTAGAAAAAAATATGAAATATTTTGGATATGGACATTTAAAAAAACCTGAAGATATTATCCCACCTATACCACTTACTTTTTATACTTTTCACTTAATGGTGGCATTGGGGTCTTGGTTTTTAGTTCTTTTTGCTTTACTTCTATTTTTTACACTAAAAAGAGAGATTTTAAACCATAAATGGCTTTTAATAAGTACAGTTACTTCAATTCCATTAGGGTATATAGCAAGTGAAGCTGGCTGGATAGTTGCTGAAGTTGGAAGGCAACCTTGGGCTATACAAGATTTAATGCCAGTAGGAATTGCCTTAACTGATATATCAACATCAAATGTAAAAACAACATTTTTTATGTTTTTATTTTTATTTACAGCTTTACTAATTGCAGAGATTAAAATAATGATTGGTCAAATAAAAATAGGCCCAGAAGGAGGACATTAA
- the cydB gene encoding cytochrome d ubiquinol oxidase subunit II, translating into MFEDLTLLQLQQFWWIIISLLGGLFAFIMFVQGGQTLLGRISKGDETYKTMLINSLGRKWELGFTTLVLFGGALFAAFPLFYSTSFGGAYWVWMAILFCFIIQAVSYEYRKKPNNFLGKKVYEAFLFINGSLGVILLGVAIATFFSGSSFSVDENNFSHWHNSLRGLESLFSIFNLSLGIALFFLVRILGALYFINNIDNDTIRFRAIKSIKIDMPIFLIFFLVFLFLLFTKTGFAYDENLSIYVQKYKYLINFLEMPFVLGMFITGILMVIVAVFLTIHFKKTCCIKTGGLGVVLTVKALFLNVGLNNTSYYPSTYDLQSSLTIINSSGSHYTLTVMSYTALMVPFVLGYIFYVWYQMDKVKITKEEIEDPHAHNY; encoded by the coding sequence ATGTTTGAAGATTTAACACTATTACAACTACAGCAGTTTTGGTGGATAATAATTTCACTTCTTGGTGGATTATTTGCTTTTATTATGTTTGTTCAAGGTGGACAAACACTCTTAGGAAGAATTTCAAAAGGGGATGAAACTTATAAAACAATGCTCATTAATTCTTTAGGTAGAAAATGGGAATTAGGATTTACAACATTAGTTTTATTTGGTGGAGCTTTATTTGCTGCATTTCCACTTTTTTATTCCACTAGTTTTGGCGGGGCATATTGGGTTTGGATGGCAATATTATTTTGTTTCATAATTCAAGCAGTTAGTTATGAATATAGAAAAAAACCTAATAATTTTTTAGGTAAAAAAGTTTATGAAGCTTTTCTTTTTATAAATGGAAGTTTAGGCGTTATTTTACTAGGAGTTGCAATTGCTACATTTTTTTCTGGCTCAAGTTTCAGTGTAGATGAAAACAATTTTTCCCATTGGCATAACTCTTTAAGAGGTTTAGAGTCACTATTTTCAATATTTAATCTTAGTTTAGGAATTGCATTGTTTTTCTTAGTAAGAATTTTAGGTGCATTATATTTTATTAACAATATTGATAACGATACTATTAGGTTTAGAGCAATTAAAAGTATAAAAATCGATATGCCAATTTTTTTGATATTCTTTTTAGTGTTTTTATTTTTGCTATTTACAAAAACAGGATTTGCATATGATGAAAATTTATCAATATATGTACAAAAGTATAAATATTTGATTAATTTTTTAGAGATGCCTTTTGTACTAGGAATGTTTATTACTGGAATATTGATGGTTATTGTTGCTGTATTTTTAACTATTCACTTTAAAAAAACTTGTTGTATAAAAACGGGTGGATTAGGTGTTGTGCTAACAGTAAAAGCACTATTTTTGAATGTAGGATTAAATAATACATCATATTATCCTTCAACTTATGATTTGCAAAGCTCATTAACTATTATAAATAGTTCAGGTAGTCATTATACATTAACAGTTATGTCTTATACTGCACTAATGGTTCCTTTTGTTTTAGGATATATCTTTTATGTTTGGTATCAAATGGATAAG